Proteins encoded together in one Hevea brasiliensis isolate MT/VB/25A 57/8 chromosome 16, ASM3005281v1, whole genome shotgun sequence window:
- the LOC110635017 gene encoding sorting nexin 2B isoform X3 gives MMGSENLDSEEAHMYASREEMENLVLDEPSNNNNGTKSFSDYRSAMSSLADTHHPLSSPMAAPADSDPLLTPPPFRDFRNPNVATDNSSYIEPPSYSDVIFSPFDENAVNEINGVDSPGRSSDSSGFLSKSTSSSSDYVKITVSNPQKEQETSNSLVPGGNTYVTYLITTRTNIPGHNGSEFSVRRRFKDVVTLSDRLAESYRGFFIPPRPDKNVVESQVMQKQEFVEQRRVALEKYLRRLAGHPVIRKSDELKVFLQVQGKLPLPTSTDVASRMLDGAVKLPKQLFGESVAVAPHEVVQPAKGARDLLRIFKELKQSMANDWGGSKPPVVEEDKEFLKKKERMHDLEQQLSNASQQAESLVKGQQDMGETMGELGLAFIKLTKFENEEAIFNSQRARAADMKNVATAAVKASRFYRELNAQTVKHLDTLHEYLGLMLSVHGAFSDRSSALLTVQTLISELSSLHLRAEKLEAASSKIFGGDRSRIRKIEELKETIRVTEDAKHVATGEYERIKVGYAEKIANVWAKVAEETSAYTREST, from the exons ATGATGGGATCGGAAAACCTGGACTCTGAAGAAGCCCATATGTACGCATCCAGAGAAGAAATGGAGAACCTCGTCCTCGACGAACCTTCCAATAATAACAACGGCACTAAATCTTTTTCCGATTACCGTAGTGCCATGTCATCACTCGCCGACACTCACCACCCTCTGTCGTCGCCGATGGCGGCGCCCGCTGACTCTGATCCCCTGCTCACTCCTCCGCCCTTTCGTGATTTCCGAAACCCTAACGTCGCAACCGATAACTCGTCTTACATCGAACCGCCGTCCTATTCCGATGTCATTTTCAGTCCGTTCGATGAAAACGCCGTCAATGAAATCAACGGCGTTGATAGCCCCGGCCGGTCCTCCGATTCTTCGGGTTTTCTCTCGAAGTCAACGTCCTCCAGCTCCGATTATGTCAAAATAACTGTCTCGAATCCACAGAAGGAGCAAGAAACTTCTAATTCTCTCGTTCCAGGAGGTAACACTTATGTTACGTATCTAATCACGACGAGAACGAACATACCGGGACATAACGGATCTGAATTTAGCGTAAGGAGACGATTTAAAGACGTGGTTACTTTATCAGATCGATTGGCAGAGTCATATCGAGGGTTCTTTATTCCGCCGAGGCCGGACAAGAATGTGGTGGAGAGCCAAGTAATGCAGAAGCAGGAGTTTGTGGAGCAAAGGAGAGTGGCATTAGAGAAATACTTAAGGAGACTCGCCGGGCATCCAGTGATAAGAAAAAGCGATGAATTGAAGGTATTTTTGCAGGTTCAAGGGAAGCTGCCTTTGCCAACGAGTACTGATGTAGCTTCAAGGATGCTCGATGGTGCAGTGAAGTTGCCGAAGCAGTTGTTTGGAGAGAGTGTGGCAGTGGCGCCACACGAAGTGGTGCAGCCGGCAAAAGGAGCTAGGGATTTGTTGAGGATATTTAAGGAGTTGAAGCAGTCAATGGCTAATGATTGGGGAGGATCAAAGCCACCAGTTGTTGAGGAAGATAAAGAGTTTTTGAAGAAGAAAGAGAGGATGCATGATCTTGAGCAACAACTCAGCAATGCTTCTCAGCAG GCTGAATCGCTGGTTAAAGGCCAACAAGATATGGGGGAAACAATGGGAGAATTGGGATTAGCgtttataaaattgactaaatttgagAACGAGGAGGCTATCTTTAACTCACAGAGAGCGAGGGCTGCTGACATGAAAAATGTGGCGACAGCTGCAGTTAAAGCAAGCCGATTCTACCGGGAGTTAAATGCACAGACTGTAAAGCATTTG GATACGCTCCATGAGTATCTTGGGCTGATGTTATCTGTCCATGGTGCATTCTCAGACCGTTCTAGTGCTTTGTTGACTGTACAAACTCTTATATCGGAATTGTCTTCATTACATTTGAGGGCTGAAAAACTTGAAGCTGCATCTTCAAAGATATTTGGTGGTGACAGATCAAGGATTCGCAAAATAGAGGAGTTGAAGGAAACCATAAGAGTCACTGAGGATGCGAAACATGTTGCAACTGGAGAGTATGAACGGATCAAG
- the LOC110635017 gene encoding sorting nexin 2B isoform X2 — MMGSENLDSEEAHMYASREEMENLVLDEPSNNNNGTKSFSDYRSAMSSLADTHHPLSSPMAAPADSDPLLTPPPFRDFRNPNVATDNSSYIEPPSYSDVIFSPFDENAVNEINGVDSPGRSSDSSGFLSKSTSSSSDYVKITVSNPQKEQETSNSLVPGGNTYVTYLITTRTNIPGHNGSEFSVRRRFKDVVTLSDRLAESYRGFFIPPRPDKNVVESQVMQKQEFVEQRRVALEKYLRRLAGHPVIRKSDELKVFLQVQGKLPLPTSTDVASRMLDGAVKLPKQLFGESVAVAPHEVVQPAKGARDLLRIFKELKQSMANDWGGSKPPVVEEDKEFLKKKERMHDLEQQLSNASQQAESLVKGQQDMGETMGELGLAFIKLTKFENEEAIFNSQRARAADMKNVATAAVKASRFYRELNAQTVKHLDTLHEYLGLMLSVHGAFSDRSSALLTVQTLISELSSLHLRAEKLEAASSKIFGGDRSRIRKIEELKETIRVTEDAKHVATGEYERIKENNRSELERLGRERRADFLNMLKGFVLNQCPQSYASVKRWTIFFLHL; from the exons ATGATGGGATCGGAAAACCTGGACTCTGAAGAAGCCCATATGTACGCATCCAGAGAAGAAATGGAGAACCTCGTCCTCGACGAACCTTCCAATAATAACAACGGCACTAAATCTTTTTCCGATTACCGTAGTGCCATGTCATCACTCGCCGACACTCACCACCCTCTGTCGTCGCCGATGGCGGCGCCCGCTGACTCTGATCCCCTGCTCACTCCTCCGCCCTTTCGTGATTTCCGAAACCCTAACGTCGCAACCGATAACTCGTCTTACATCGAACCGCCGTCCTATTCCGATGTCATTTTCAGTCCGTTCGATGAAAACGCCGTCAATGAAATCAACGGCGTTGATAGCCCCGGCCGGTCCTCCGATTCTTCGGGTTTTCTCTCGAAGTCAACGTCCTCCAGCTCCGATTATGTCAAAATAACTGTCTCGAATCCACAGAAGGAGCAAGAAACTTCTAATTCTCTCGTTCCAGGAGGTAACACTTATGTTACGTATCTAATCACGACGAGAACGAACATACCGGGACATAACGGATCTGAATTTAGCGTAAGGAGACGATTTAAAGACGTGGTTACTTTATCAGATCGATTGGCAGAGTCATATCGAGGGTTCTTTATTCCGCCGAGGCCGGACAAGAATGTGGTGGAGAGCCAAGTAATGCAGAAGCAGGAGTTTGTGGAGCAAAGGAGAGTGGCATTAGAGAAATACTTAAGGAGACTCGCCGGGCATCCAGTGATAAGAAAAAGCGATGAATTGAAGGTATTTTTGCAGGTTCAAGGGAAGCTGCCTTTGCCAACGAGTACTGATGTAGCTTCAAGGATGCTCGATGGTGCAGTGAAGTTGCCGAAGCAGTTGTTTGGAGAGAGTGTGGCAGTGGCGCCACACGAAGTGGTGCAGCCGGCAAAAGGAGCTAGGGATTTGTTGAGGATATTTAAGGAGTTGAAGCAGTCAATGGCTAATGATTGGGGAGGATCAAAGCCACCAGTTGTTGAGGAAGATAAAGAGTTTTTGAAGAAGAAAGAGAGGATGCATGATCTTGAGCAACAACTCAGCAATGCTTCTCAGCAG GCTGAATCGCTGGTTAAAGGCCAACAAGATATGGGGGAAACAATGGGAGAATTGGGATTAGCgtttataaaattgactaaatttgagAACGAGGAGGCTATCTTTAACTCACAGAGAGCGAGGGCTGCTGACATGAAAAATGTGGCGACAGCTGCAGTTAAAGCAAGCCGATTCTACCGGGAGTTAAATGCACAGACTGTAAAGCATTTG GATACGCTCCATGAGTATCTTGGGCTGATGTTATCTGTCCATGGTGCATTCTCAGACCGTTCTAGTGCTTTGTTGACTGTACAAACTCTTATATCGGAATTGTCTTCATTACATTTGAGGGCTGAAAAACTTGAAGCTGCATCTTCAAAGATATTTGGTGGTGACAGATCAAGGATTCGCAAAATAGAGGAGTTGAAGGAAACCATAAGAGTCACTGAGGATGCGAAACATGTTGCAACTGGAGAGTATGAACGGATCAAG
- the LOC110635017 gene encoding sorting nexin 2B isoform X1, whose translation MMGSENLDSEEAHMYASREEMENLVLDEPSNNNNGTKSFSDYRSAMSSLADTHHPLSSPMAAPADSDPLLTPPPFRDFRNPNVATDNSSYIEPPSYSDVIFSPFDENAVNEINGVDSPGRSSDSSGFLSKSTSSSSDYVKITVSNPQKEQETSNSLVPGGNTYVTYLITTRTNIPGHNGSEFSVRRRFKDVVTLSDRLAESYRGFFIPPRPDKNVVESQVMQKQEFVEQRRVALEKYLRRLAGHPVIRKSDELKVFLQVQGKLPLPTSTDVASRMLDGAVKLPKQLFGESVAVAPHEVVQPAKGARDLLRIFKELKQSMANDWGGSKPPVVEEDKEFLKKKERMHDLEQQLSNASQQAESLVKGQQDMGETMGELGLAFIKLTKFENEEAIFNSQRARAADMKNVATAAVKASRFYRELNAQTVKHLDTLHEYLGLMLSVHGAFSDRSSALLTVQTLISELSSLHLRAEKLEAASSKIFGGDRSRIRKIEELKETIRVTEDAKHVATGEYERIKENNRSELERLGRERRADFLNMLKGFVLNQVGYAEKIANVWAKVAEETSAYTREST comes from the exons ATGATGGGATCGGAAAACCTGGACTCTGAAGAAGCCCATATGTACGCATCCAGAGAAGAAATGGAGAACCTCGTCCTCGACGAACCTTCCAATAATAACAACGGCACTAAATCTTTTTCCGATTACCGTAGTGCCATGTCATCACTCGCCGACACTCACCACCCTCTGTCGTCGCCGATGGCGGCGCCCGCTGACTCTGATCCCCTGCTCACTCCTCCGCCCTTTCGTGATTTCCGAAACCCTAACGTCGCAACCGATAACTCGTCTTACATCGAACCGCCGTCCTATTCCGATGTCATTTTCAGTCCGTTCGATGAAAACGCCGTCAATGAAATCAACGGCGTTGATAGCCCCGGCCGGTCCTCCGATTCTTCGGGTTTTCTCTCGAAGTCAACGTCCTCCAGCTCCGATTATGTCAAAATAACTGTCTCGAATCCACAGAAGGAGCAAGAAACTTCTAATTCTCTCGTTCCAGGAGGTAACACTTATGTTACGTATCTAATCACGACGAGAACGAACATACCGGGACATAACGGATCTGAATTTAGCGTAAGGAGACGATTTAAAGACGTGGTTACTTTATCAGATCGATTGGCAGAGTCATATCGAGGGTTCTTTATTCCGCCGAGGCCGGACAAGAATGTGGTGGAGAGCCAAGTAATGCAGAAGCAGGAGTTTGTGGAGCAAAGGAGAGTGGCATTAGAGAAATACTTAAGGAGACTCGCCGGGCATCCAGTGATAAGAAAAAGCGATGAATTGAAGGTATTTTTGCAGGTTCAAGGGAAGCTGCCTTTGCCAACGAGTACTGATGTAGCTTCAAGGATGCTCGATGGTGCAGTGAAGTTGCCGAAGCAGTTGTTTGGAGAGAGTGTGGCAGTGGCGCCACACGAAGTGGTGCAGCCGGCAAAAGGAGCTAGGGATTTGTTGAGGATATTTAAGGAGTTGAAGCAGTCAATGGCTAATGATTGGGGAGGATCAAAGCCACCAGTTGTTGAGGAAGATAAAGAGTTTTTGAAGAAGAAAGAGAGGATGCATGATCTTGAGCAACAACTCAGCAATGCTTCTCAGCAG GCTGAATCGCTGGTTAAAGGCCAACAAGATATGGGGGAAACAATGGGAGAATTGGGATTAGCgtttataaaattgactaaatttgagAACGAGGAGGCTATCTTTAACTCACAGAGAGCGAGGGCTGCTGACATGAAAAATGTGGCGACAGCTGCAGTTAAAGCAAGCCGATTCTACCGGGAGTTAAATGCACAGACTGTAAAGCATTTG GATACGCTCCATGAGTATCTTGGGCTGATGTTATCTGTCCATGGTGCATTCTCAGACCGTTCTAGTGCTTTGTTGACTGTACAAACTCTTATATCGGAATTGTCTTCATTACATTTGAGGGCTGAAAAACTTGAAGCTGCATCTTCAAAGATATTTGGTGGTGACAGATCAAGGATTCGCAAAATAGAGGAGTTGAAGGAAACCATAAGAGTCACTGAGGATGCGAAACATGTTGCAACTGGAGAGTATGAACGGATCAAG